TGACCTGGATCAATTGCCTGCTGCTATAGGTAAGCTCAAAAACTTGCAATGGCTAGATGTAAGGGGTGCTTCATTGACTCAGTTGCCCTCCTCGTTTGTCCAATTGAAAAAGCTCACCAGGTTAAACTTAAGCGCTAACAAATTTAGTACATTGCCCTTAGAAGTTGTTCAATTGACAGGGTTGACCAGGTTAAACATAGGAGCCAATGATTTGAGCCAATTGCCTACTTCATTTGTTCAACTCTCCAAGTTGACAAGGTTGGCGCTGGATAGGAACTATTTTAAAAGCTTTCCTCCTGAGTTGACCCAATTAAAAAAACTACAAAAATTAGATTTGAGCGGTAACCAACTTACCCGGTTATCTGCTACCATTGTTCGACTCAAAGAGTTGCGCTACCTGTCTTTAGACAGAAACCAACTGAAGGAACTACCCTCCAACATTACCCAATTGAGTAAGTTGACTAGGTTGCACCTTACGAGCAACCCTATTTCTCGAAATACCCGGCAAAAAATAAAACAATCATTACCCAATTGCAAAATCCAGTTTTGAGTACCTTAGTACAAGCCGACGTTACATCCTGATTGTGAAGCTTGTA
The genomic region above belongs to Microscilla marina ATCC 23134 and contains:
- a CDS encoding leucine-rich repeat domain-containing protein yields the protein MVNLQALHLRDTDLDQLPAAIGKLKNLQWLDVRGASLTQLPSSFVQLKKLTRLNLSANKFSTLPLEVVQLTGLTRLNIGANDLSQLPTSFVQLSKLTRLALDRNYFKSFPPELTQLKKLQKLDLSGNQLTRLSATIVRLKELRYLSLDRNQLKELPSNITQLSKLTRLHLTSNPISRNTRQKIKQSLPNCKIQF